One window of Sphingomonas paeninsulae genomic DNA carries:
- a CDS encoding acyl-CoA dehydrogenase family protein: protein MTKILDLARSALPALHRYGGAAREAVRARVAPVGALDPKLLDAEQRAGHGLAWIATTIAALDSLLVWAEAAHARGDFGAAESHLLAIGFGEYGAQLIGGLPISANEIVRPAQLGISAMDLAADPALAALIETGGAPATRAALVAHVRGGGTVAESLGDDMIDTIRDQYRRFTAEKITPFAHAWHLADELIPDALIGELAALGTFGVCISPDFGGLGLGKLEMCVVTEELSRGWIGAGSLGTRSEIAGELIGLAGTDVQKAQWLPGIASGAVLPTAVFTEPSNGSDLANLATRAVKTSDGDWSITGAKTWITHAARSDLMTLLVRTGGPGNAGLSMFLAPKPRGTENDAFPAPGMSGGEIGVLGYRGMREYELMFDGFSTPADSLLGGEEGQGFRQLMKTFEGARIQTAARAVGVAWRAFELGLNYATERRQFGRPLADFPRVSDKLAMMIVETVAARELAYFAAREKDKGRRCDVEAGMAKLLAARVAWTNADNALQIHGGNGYALEYEISRVLCDARILNIFEGAAEIQAHVIARGLLTARN, encoded by the coding sequence ATGACGAAAATCCTCGATCTCGCCCGTTCCGCCCTTCCCGCACTCCACCGTTATGGCGGTGCAGCGCGCGAGGCCGTGCGCGCCCGCGTTGCTCCTGTCGGGGCGCTCGATCCCAAACTGCTGGATGCCGAACAGCGTGCAGGCCACGGCCTTGCGTGGATCGCCACCACCATTGCCGCACTCGACAGCCTGCTCGTCTGGGCAGAGGCGGCACACGCGCGCGGAGATTTCGGCGCGGCAGAAAGCCATCTACTCGCCATCGGTTTTGGCGAATATGGCGCGCAGCTCATCGGCGGCTTGCCGATCAGCGCGAACGAAATCGTGCGCCCGGCACAGCTTGGCATCTCCGCTATGGACCTTGCCGCCGACCCCGCGCTTGCGGCCCTGATTGAAACCGGCGGCGCGCCTGCAACACGCGCAGCCTTAGTCGCCCATGTTCGCGGTGGCGGCACGGTCGCGGAATCGCTCGGCGACGATATGATCGACACCATCCGCGATCAGTACCGCCGTTTCACCGCCGAAAAGATTACGCCATTTGCTCATGCATGGCACCTTGCCGACGAACTCATTCCCGATGCGCTGATCGGTGAACTGGCGGCGCTCGGAACCTTCGGTGTCTGCATATCGCCTGACTTCGGCGGCCTCGGCCTCGGCAAGCTTGAAATGTGCGTTGTCACCGAAGAATTGTCGCGCGGCTGGATCGGTGCGGGCTCGCTCGGCACACGGTCCGAAATCGCGGGCGAACTGATCGGGTTAGCGGGAACCGACGTGCAAAAGGCCCAGTGGCTGCCCGGCATCGCCAGCGGCGCGGTTCTGCCGACGGCGGTATTTACCGAACCGTCGAACGGCTCCGATCTCGCCAACCTCGCCACGCGCGCTGTGAAAACAAGCGACGGCGACTGGTCGATCACCGGCGCGAAAACATGGATCACCCATGCCGCGCGCAGCGACCTGATGACATTGCTGGTGCGCACGGGCGGGCCGGGCAATGCGGGTCTCAGCATGTTCCTCGCGCCCAAACCGCGCGGCACCGAAAACGACGCATTCCCCGCGCCCGGCATGTCGGGCGGAGAGATCGGTGTACTCGGTTATCGCGGGATGCGCGAATATGAACTGATGTTCGACGGGTTTTCGACACCCGCTGACTCGTTGCTCGGCGGCGAGGAAGGTCAGGGCTTTCGTCAGCTTATGAAAACGTTCGAGGGTGCCCGCATTCAGACAGCAGCACGCGCGGTTGGCGTGGCGTGGCGCGCCTTCGAGCTCGGCCTGAACTATGCGACCGAACGCCGTCAGTTCGGTCGTCCGCTTGCCGACTTTCCGCGCGTCTCCGACAAGCTCGCCATGATGATCGTCGAAACCGTGGCCGCGCGTGAACTTGCCTATTTTGCCGCGCGCGAAAAGGACAAGGGGCGTCGCTGCGATGTGGAGGCGGGCATGGCAAAACTGCTGGCCGCGCGCGTCGCATGGACAAACGCTGACAACGCACTGCAAATCCACGGCGGCAATGGCTATGCGCTCGAATATGAAATCAGCCGCGTGCTGTGCGACGCCCGCATCCTCAACATTTTCGAAGGGGCCGCCGAAATTCAGGCCCATGTGATCGCGCGCGGATTACTGACTGCGCGCAACTAA
- a CDS encoding FAS1-like dehydratase domain-containing protein, with protein MSTETRTDLLTPALAEHYAATFDRDPSETAPQGIHWCLCTPEAPTAALGPDGHPASGGGFMPESPLPRRMWASSAVNFHAPISVGATIERVSTVLDSTEKTGGSGTLLFVTVGHETRADGVLVVDEKQTIVYRAAPSPGAASAPAPAPAPEEHWDWQREIMPTAPLLFRYSALTFNSHRIHYDLPYASGEEGYPGLVVHGPLMASLLLDLADRELGRDALASFSFRAVAPAFVDAPLTLLGRRESDAIILRVRSAAGHDHMTATASVRNSA; from the coding sequence ATGTCGACCGAGACGCGTACCGATCTGCTGACCCCGGCGCTTGCCGAACATTATGCCGCGACGTTCGATCGTGACCCCAGCGAGACTGCGCCGCAGGGTATCCACTGGTGCCTGTGCACACCCGAGGCTCCGACCGCCGCGCTCGGACCCGATGGGCACCCAGCGAGTGGCGGTGGCTTCATGCCCGAAAGCCCGTTGCCACGTCGGATGTGGGCATCCAGCGCCGTCAACTTCCATGCCCCAATTTCGGTCGGGGCGACAATCGAGCGCGTATCCACTGTGCTGGATTCGACCGAGAAGACCGGCGGCAGCGGGACATTGTTGTTCGTAACGGTCGGCCATGAAACGCGCGCAGATGGCGTGCTCGTGGTCGATGAAAAGCAAACCATCGTCTATCGCGCGGCACCGTCGCCCGGAGCGGCGTCGGCCCCTGCCCCGGCTCCCGCACCTGAGGAACATTGGGACTGGCAGCGCGAAATCATGCCTACCGCACCGCTGCTTTTCCGCTATTCGGCGCTGACGTTTAACAGCCACCGCATCCATTACGACCTGCCCTATGCGAGCGGCGAAGAGGGCTATCCGGGCCTCGTCGTCCACGGCCCGTTGATGGCGAGCCTGTTACTCGATCTTGCCGATCGCGAACTGGGTCGCGATGCGCTCGCCAGTTTCTCGTTCCGCGCCGTTGCCCCTGCGTTCGTGGATGCGCCGCTAACCTTGCTCGGCCGACGGGAGAGCGATGCGATAATCCTGCGCGTCCGCTCCGCTGCGGGTCACGACCATATGACCGCGACCGCCAGTGTACGGAACAGCGCATGA
- a CDS encoding CoA transferase translates to MYALLGGTRVIEASSFVASPSAGLYLAQMGAEVIRVDQLGGGPDFRRWPKADNGASLYWEGLNKGKKSVALDLGRPEGRELLAALATAPGDRAGLFLTNFPVDGFLSHEKLQQRRADLITTRIMGLANGGPALDYTVNSALGIPQITGPESLGDEPVNHVLPAWDLLTGAYAAFAMLAALQHRQATGRGQEVRIPLADVGIATIANLGQLAEVITTGDNRARYGNSVYGAFGRDFVTADRVRLMIMAITPRQWTGLVTALNLAAPVAEIEATRGVSFAKDEGVRFEHRDALFPLVEAAVALRQSDELGAMFDQLGCCWGSYQTMREAAHDAALVGENPVFSTIKQTSGLSYPVPGAMATIPEEPRLPPVRAPFLGEHSDEVLAEVLGLGSGQIGALHDAGLVANA, encoded by the coding sequence ATGTACGCTTTGCTGGGCGGCACCCGGGTCATCGAGGCGTCGTCGTTCGTCGCCTCACCCAGCGCAGGACTGTATCTCGCGCAAATGGGTGCAGAAGTTATCCGCGTCGACCAGCTCGGCGGCGGTCCCGACTTTCGCCGCTGGCCCAAGGCCGACAATGGCGCGAGCCTGTATTGGGAGGGGCTGAACAAGGGCAAGAAGTCAGTCGCGCTCGATCTGGGGCGACCGGAGGGGCGCGAATTGCTGGCCGCCCTCGCGACAGCTCCGGGCGATCGCGCGGGGCTGTTCCTGACCAACTTCCCCGTCGATGGTTTTCTGAGCCACGAGAAACTTCAGCAGCGCCGCGCCGATCTTATCACGACACGGATCATGGGGCTGGCAAATGGTGGCCCCGCGCTCGACTACACAGTCAATTCGGCACTCGGAATTCCGCAAATTACCGGCCCTGAAAGCCTTGGCGACGAACCGGTCAACCACGTCCTTCCGGCGTGGGATTTGCTGACCGGCGCTTATGCCGCCTTCGCCATGCTCGCAGCACTTCAGCATCGACAGGCAACCGGACGGGGGCAGGAAGTACGTATTCCGCTCGCCGATGTCGGGATCGCGACCATCGCCAATCTTGGGCAACTCGCCGAAGTCATAACCACCGGCGACAATCGCGCGCGTTATGGCAACAGCGTCTATGGCGCGTTCGGGCGTGATTTCGTGACCGCCGACCGTGTGCGCCTGATGATTATGGCGATCACGCCGCGCCAATGGACCGGGTTGGTCACGGCACTCAACCTTGCCGCGCCGGTCGCCGAAATCGAAGCAACGCGCGGCGTTTCGTTCGCAAAGGACGAGGGCGTGCGCTTCGAGCATCGCGACGCCCTGTTTCCGCTCGTCGAAGCGGCCGTGGCATTGCGCCAGTCGGACGAACTCGGCGCTATGTTCGATCAGCTCGGTTGCTGCTGGGGTTCGTACCAAACAATGCGCGAGGCCGCCCACGATGCGGCACTGGTCGGCGAAAATCCAGTTTTCAGCACGATTAAGCAGACCAGTGGCCTCAGCTACCCAGTCCCCGGAGCGATGGCGACGATCCCTGAGGAACCACGCCTGCCGCCCGTCCGCGCGCCCTTCCTTGGCGAGCATAGCGACGAAGTTCTGGCCGAAGTCCTTGGCCTCGGCTCGGGTCAGATCGGCGCTTTGCACGACGCCGGGCTGGTCGCCAACGCATGA
- a CDS encoding HIT family protein translates to MSLDGVYEDNNVFALILQGKLPNHTLWEDDATLAFLDVNPQGKGHSLVISKTSRARNILEIEPPALCAVMTTVKRVATGLRTALKPDGLHIAQFNGGDTGQSVFHLHVHIVPRWTGKNLGILSYYEEGGRRAEQADLAALAAEIRPFIAAAKP, encoded by the coding sequence ATGAGCCTGGATGGTGTTTATGAGGACAACAACGTCTTTGCCCTTATCCTTCAGGGCAAACTGCCGAATCACACGTTATGGGAGGACGATGCTACGCTGGCGTTTCTCGACGTCAATCCGCAGGGCAAAGGCCACAGCCTCGTCATTTCCAAGACTTCCCGCGCGCGCAATATCCTCGAAATCGAACCCCCGGCGCTATGCGCGGTAATGACGACGGTGAAGCGCGTGGCGACCGGCTTGCGCACCGCCCTGAAACCCGACGGCCTTCACATTGCGCAGTTCAACGGCGGTGATACCGGGCAATCGGTATTTCACTTGCACGTCCACATCGTCCCGCGCTGGACTGGCAAAAACCTCGGCATCCTCAGCTATTACGAGGAAGGTGGTCGCCGCGCGGAACAAGCCGATCTCGCAGCACTGGCCGCAGAGATCCGCCCATTCATTGCAGCGGCAAAACCCTAG
- a CDS encoding acyl-CoA dehydrogenase family protein, protein MPDQIKTGMDADVFEAFMVQFKDYVRNRLVPAEKSIVETDRVPDDILAEMREMGLFAVTTPTEYGGAGMNVSQYIEFVRQLSYAMPCFRSITSINIGMTSAALIKSGTAEQKAEWLPRLAAGEIAAFGLTEPGSGSDSAAMQTMATRSGNGYVLNGTKRYITNAPFAKVALIMARTSKEALPKNAHVSAFIVPMDTPGITVGKSDKKMGQAGSHIADIIMEDVHIPGDALLGGVEGKGFQIAMQSLDNGRLSVAAGAAGYAQRIIDTGLRYATERKAFGEPIANFQLIQAMLADSEAELYAAECMIADACRRADAGEDILRKAAATKMFSSEACGRIADRCVQIHGGAGYLAEYEAERFFRDSRIYRIYEGTTQIMQLVIAKNMLREFASQS, encoded by the coding sequence ATGCCTGATCAGATCAAAACCGGAATGGACGCGGACGTTTTCGAAGCGTTCATGGTGCAGTTCAAGGACTATGTCCGCAACCGACTTGTCCCCGCCGAAAAGTCCATCGTCGAAACCGATCGGGTTCCCGACGATATTCTTGCCGAAATGCGCGAAATGGGACTGTTTGCCGTAACCACGCCGACCGAATATGGCGGCGCGGGGATGAACGTATCCCAATATATCGAATTCGTGCGGCAGCTTTCCTATGCGATGCCATGCTTTCGTTCGATCACGTCGATCAACATCGGCATGACCAGCGCGGCGCTGATCAAAAGCGGGACCGCCGAACAGAAGGCCGAATGGCTACCACGCCTTGCTGCCGGTGAAATAGCGGCGTTCGGCCTGACCGAACCCGGCAGCGGTTCCGACAGCGCGGCCATGCAGACGATGGCAACGCGCAGCGGCAACGGCTATGTCCTCAACGGCACCAAACGCTACATTACCAACGCGCCGTTCGCGAAGGTTGCGCTCATCATGGCGCGCACGTCGAAAGAAGCATTGCCCAAGAACGCACACGTCAGCGCTTTCATCGTGCCGATGGACACGCCCGGCATCACCGTCGGCAAATCCGACAAGAAGATGGGTCAGGCCGGAAGCCATATCGCCGACATCATTATGGAGGACGTCCATATTCCCGGTGACGCGCTGTTGGGTGGAGTCGAGGGCAAAGGCTTTCAGATCGCTATGCAGAGCCTCGACAACGGTCGGCTTTCGGTCGCAGCGGGTGCGGCGGGTTACGCACAACGCATCATCGACACCGGTCTTCGCTATGCAACCGAGCGCAAGGCATTCGGTGAGCCTATCGCTAACTTCCAGTTGATTCAGGCAATGCTCGCCGACAGCGAAGCCGAACTCTACGCCGCAGAATGCATGATCGCCGACGCATGTCGCCGCGCAGACGCTGGCGAGGACATCTTGCGCAAAGCTGCGGCGACCAAGATGTTTTCGTCCGAAGCCTGTGGCCGCATCGCCGATCGTTGCGTCCAGATCCACGGCGGCGCTGGCTATCTGGCCGAATATGAAGCCGAACGCTTCTTTCGTGACAGCCGCATCTACCGCATTTACGAAGGGACCACGCAGATCATGCAGCTTGTCATCGCCAAGAACATGCTACGCGAATTCGCGAGCCAGAGCTAA
- a CDS encoding acetyl-CoA acetyltransferase yields the protein MAKGIKDKVAILGMGCAKFGERWDMDADSLMVEAYEEAIADAGIDTSQIDAAWLGVAFDAVNIGPSGIPLATALRLKNIGVTKVENYCASGTESFRGAVYAVASGAADIALALGVEKLKDTGYGGLPVRTRGTMHDMTGITGSAPGNFAQLASAYRSVHGVSKDDLKRAMAHVSVKSHANGAKNPKAHLQKAIDMDTVLNAPMIAEPLGLFDCCGVSDGAACAIVTTPEIARALGKTDLVTVKALQIAASNGWEMQQGGGWNGSFFHTTRIAAAKAYEEAGITNPREQISLMEVHDCFSVTELVTMEDLFVSQEGNGWRDVLDGFFDADGTIPCQIDGGLKCFGHPIGASGLRMIYENYLQLLGRAGPRQRQTPPSLALSHNLGGMPSQNVSAIAIVGMADA from the coding sequence ATGGCCAAGGGCATCAAGGACAAGGTCGCAATCCTCGGCATGGGTTGCGCAAAGTTCGGCGAACGCTGGGATATGGATGCCGACAGCCTGATGGTCGAAGCTTATGAGGAAGCGATCGCCGACGCCGGCATCGACACCTCGCAGATCGACGCGGCATGGCTGGGCGTGGCATTCGATGCAGTCAATATCGGTCCGTCCGGTATCCCGCTCGCCACCGCGCTGCGCCTGAAGAATATCGGCGTAACGAAGGTCGAGAATTACTGCGCGAGCGGTACAGAGAGTTTTCGCGGAGCCGTTTATGCGGTTGCCAGCGGTGCGGCCGATATCGCGCTGGCACTTGGCGTCGAGAAGCTGAAAGACACGGGCTATGGCGGCCTTCCCGTCCGCACGCGTGGCACGATGCACGACATGACCGGCATCACAGGCTCTGCACCCGGCAATTTCGCGCAACTCGCGTCGGCCTATCGCAGCGTCCACGGCGTTTCGAAAGACGATCTGAAACGCGCGATGGCGCATGTTTCGGTCAAGAGCCACGCGAACGGTGCGAAAAACCCGAAGGCACATCTGCAAAAAGCGATCGACATGGACACGGTCCTGAACGCGCCGATGATCGCCGAGCCGCTCGGCCTGTTCGATTGCTGCGGTGTATCGGACGGCGCAGCCTGCGCCATCGTCACCACGCCTGAAATCGCCCGCGCACTCGGCAAGACCGATCTCGTCACGGTAAAGGCGCTCCAGATCGCTGCATCGAACGGTTGGGAAATGCAGCAGGGCGGCGGCTGGAACGGCAGTTTCTTCCACACCACCCGCATCGCCGCGGCCAAGGCTTATGAAGAAGCCGGTATCACCAATCCGCGCGAACAGATCAGCCTGATGGAAGTGCACGACTGTTTCTCTGTCACCGAACTGGTCACGATGGAGGATCTTTTCGTCTCGCAAGAGGGCAATGGCTGGCGCGATGTGCTCGACGGCTTTTTCGATGCCGACGGCACCATCCCGTGCCAGATCGACGGCGGCCTGAAATGCTTCGGCCACCCCATCGGTGCCTCGGGCCTGCGCATGATCTACGAAAACTATCTCCAGTTGCTCGGTCGTGCCGGACCACGCCAGCGCCAGACCCCGCCAAGTCTCGCGCTCAGTCATAATCTTGGTGGAATGCCGAGCCAGAACGTCTCGGCCATAGCAATTGTAGGAATGGCCGATGCCTGA